The proteins below are encoded in one region of Nitrospira sp. CR1.1:
- a CDS encoding Stp1/IreP family PP2C-type Ser/Thr phosphatase — MIPHSENAHLPWHGAGLSDVGLLRSSNQDAFVVDNDLGVWVVADGMGGRAGGDVASRLTVKALIDHFQQHQESGRPAIVNGNDGETSVQLRKAIQRADEAIRGKAREEPALSGMGTTIVAVVVSSLSPLQLVIGHVGDSRAYLYRDQELRLLTRDHSLVEDLLARGHISPEEVPSHPQRHILVRALGVEGQTDPDIASQAVQPGDILLLCTDGITKMLSDQQISGHLNHASHSPHEACNRLVSEANAEGGKDNATAVVVRFS, encoded by the coding sequence ATGATTCCTCATTCAGAGAACGCTCATCTTCCATGGCACGGTGCAGGGCTGAGTGATGTCGGCTTACTCCGCTCGTCCAATCAAGACGCGTTCGTCGTGGACAATGACCTAGGCGTATGGGTGGTGGCCGACGGCATGGGGGGGCGAGCCGGCGGCGACGTCGCCAGCAGGCTGACCGTCAAGGCGCTTATCGATCACTTCCAGCAGCACCAAGAAAGCGGCCGACCAGCTATCGTCAATGGAAACGATGGTGAGACATCAGTTCAATTGCGTAAAGCGATTCAACGGGCCGACGAGGCCATTCGAGGGAAAGCGCGTGAAGAACCGGCCTTGTCCGGCATGGGCACCACCATCGTCGCGGTGGTGGTGTCATCCTTATCCCCATTACAACTCGTGATCGGCCATGTCGGAGATAGTCGGGCGTATCTGTACCGCGATCAGGAGCTTCGACTTTTGACCCGCGATCATTCGTTGGTCGAGGATCTCCTTGCACGCGGTCACATTTCACCGGAGGAAGTTCCTTCTCATCCTCAGCGTCATATTCTTGTGCGTGCATTGGGCGTAGAGGGGCAGACAGACCCTGATATAGCCAGTCAGGCGGTCCAACCAGGGGATATCCTGCTGCTCTGCACCGACGGCATTACAAAAATGTTGAGCGATCAGCAAATCAGCGGCCATTTGAACCACGCCAGTCATTCACCACATGAGGCATGCAATAGGCTGGTCTCAGAAGCCAATGCAGAGGGAGGAAAGGACAATGCAACAGCTGTTGTTGTACGCTTCTCCTAA
- a CDS encoding tetratricopeptide repeat protein, which translates to MALQGQVAHQKKRINACISGLLLFITVMGVHVLFLHPALAQPSEGNVLVAQAVLAYEAKRYDEALNLLTRARTHDPHNARGLYYLGLTQLALQHPDDAIEPLEAARQLQPTDVNVQYQLGVAYLAANRYDEAAPLFEQVYQQEPNMDNLSYYVGLTRYRRKEYKPAVEAFDQGTVTDPNLQRLATFYRGLALGVSGMTQEATAAFQDLQRSRAVDPLTQTAIRLSESLAARQGVQREEKRLRASISVGGYYDDNVAINPDRCDRCNPAVRSLVDQFRERRTNSPGAIATVNAEYSFLRHEGFESSVSYSFLQTSNYAGNLDRFNIQSHQPGLHSYYRTTLADMPFQLGLDYTYDYVFLDFNGFLSRHSPTLSATIVEPNTTVPLLGSVGHMTTTLGRYQKKNFFGEFDPRFPSEQRDGYNTMVGLFHSFRFASDRTILRVGYEYDIERTEGTAFSYNGHRLEAGLQVRLPWDMHAGYTFSLHFRDYQNPQTLFLDKDAALSKRKDTQYDHLIQLTKALSEHWLITAQFSHTTAVSNVAIYDYSKNVATGLVTWVY; encoded by the coding sequence ATGGCTTTACAAGGTCAAGTGGCTCACCAGAAGAAAAGAATAAATGCGTGTATTTCGGGACTGCTCCTGTTCATTACGGTTATGGGAGTACACGTATTGTTTCTCCATCCTGCTCTTGCGCAGCCCTCAGAAGGGAACGTCTTAGTGGCACAGGCAGTCCTCGCGTACGAGGCGAAGCGATATGATGAAGCGCTGAATCTCTTGACCCGTGCCCGCACCCATGATCCGCACAATGCGCGTGGACTCTACTATCTGGGATTGACCCAATTGGCTCTTCAGCACCCGGATGACGCAATCGAGCCGCTTGAGGCAGCCAGGCAACTGCAGCCAACCGATGTGAATGTCCAGTATCAACTCGGCGTGGCTTATCTCGCAGCGAATCGCTATGACGAAGCCGCCCCTCTCTTTGAGCAGGTCTATCAGCAGGAACCGAATATGGATAATCTTAGTTATTATGTCGGATTAACCCGCTATAGAAGGAAAGAGTACAAGCCGGCGGTTGAAGCCTTTGACCAGGGCACTGTCACCGATCCCAATCTCCAACGCCTGGCAACCTTCTATCGAGGACTCGCCTTAGGCGTATCGGGAATGACACAGGAAGCTACGGCCGCCTTCCAGGATCTACAACGTAGCCGGGCAGTTGATCCGTTGACGCAGACAGCGATCAGGCTCAGTGAAAGTCTGGCCGCTCGGCAGGGGGTTCAACGAGAAGAAAAGCGCCTCCGCGCCAGCATCAGCGTGGGCGGCTACTATGATGACAACGTGGCCATCAATCCGGACCGTTGCGACCGCTGTAACCCGGCGGTGAGATCATTGGTTGACCAGTTCAGGGAGCGCCGAACCAATTCCCCGGGCGCCATCGCGACGGTGAATGCAGAATATTCTTTCCTCCGTCACGAAGGCTTTGAGAGTTCTGTGAGCTATTCGTTTCTGCAGACCTCCAACTATGCCGGGAATTTGGATCGGTTCAACATTCAGAGTCATCAACCCGGACTCCATAGTTACTATCGAACGACGCTGGCTGACATGCCCTTCCAATTGGGATTGGATTATACCTACGACTATGTGTTTCTCGATTTTAACGGATTTCTATCCCGGCACAGCCCGACCCTATCCGCGACGATTGTGGAACCGAACACAACTGTGCCTTTGTTAGGCAGTGTCGGTCATATGACCACCACGCTGGGCCGATACCAGAAGAAGAACTTCTTTGGCGAATTCGATCCACGATTTCCTTCCGAGCAACGCGACGGCTATAACACGATGGTCGGCCTGTTTCATTCGTTCCGTTTCGCAAGTGATCGGACCATCCTGCGCGTCGGATACGAATATGATATTGAACGCACAGAAGGGACCGCCTTCTCCTACAATGGCCATCGATTGGAGGCCGGACTCCAAGTGCGCCTTCCCTGGGATATGCATGCAGGTTATACTTTTAGCCTGCATTTCCGGGACTATCAAAATCCTCAGACGCTGTTTCTGGACAAAGACGCCGCTCTATCCAAACGCAAGGACACGCAATACGACCATTTGATCCAGCTGACCAAAGCATTGAGCGAACACTGGCTGATCACGGCCCAATTCTCCCATACCACCGCCGTGTCGAATGTTGCCATTTATGATTACTCAAAGAATGTGGCGACCGGCTTAGTAACCTGGGTTTATTAA
- a CDS encoding FHA domain-containing protein: MTFDFESLNLTEIIRLQNQLSELLARRFERTLALAFSDVTGSTAYFARFGNEAGRRLQQRHVDLIVKSLDGSSGRIVDTVGDGVFLCFPRVEAAIEVLERFQSLRLQENSHIPPEHQMTTRIGIHCGTVLTDGVIVTGDPVNLCAKLAATAQPGEIRITKQAFLELTVQRRLRCRSIGPVKLAGVNEPMDLFAYAWADPVRFPVAVLIAETGEQIPLPPQPIITFGRLRELNGTHANDIVLTHKDPTRAQHISRWHFEVRRAPEGLILRSVSTQPTEVNGRAICKGEETSVSAGTIVRLSDVLTLQFISSASDEASEDNAVTTIS, encoded by the coding sequence ATGACATTTGATTTCGAATCCCTCAATTTAACCGAAATCATTCGGCTTCAAAATCAACTGTCGGAGTTGCTTGCCCGGCGTTTTGAAAGGACTCTCGCGCTTGCCTTCAGCGACGTGACCGGCTCGACGGCGTATTTTGCCCGCTTCGGAAATGAGGCGGGGCGCAGACTCCAGCAGCGCCATGTCGACCTCATCGTCAAGAGCCTGGATGGATCATCCGGCCGCATTGTGGATACAGTCGGCGATGGCGTGTTTCTCTGCTTCCCCCGCGTCGAGGCGGCGATAGAAGTGTTGGAACGTTTCCAGTCCCTGCGACTGCAGGAGAATTCTCATATTCCCCCTGAGCATCAGATGACAACGAGAATCGGCATCCACTGTGGCACCGTCTTGACGGATGGGGTCATCGTCACGGGCGACCCGGTCAACCTCTGCGCGAAACTCGCCGCTACCGCGCAACCAGGCGAGATTCGCATCACGAAACAGGCATTTCTCGAACTGACTGTCCAACGGCGGCTTCGCTGCCGGTCTATTGGCCCGGTAAAACTCGCCGGGGTAAACGAGCCGATGGACCTGTTCGCATACGCCTGGGCTGATCCCGTCCGCTTTCCCGTTGCCGTGCTCATTGCGGAAACAGGAGAACAGATCCCTCTGCCGCCACAGCCGATCATTACCTTCGGCCGGTTACGCGAACTGAACGGCACCCATGCGAATGATATTGTGCTCACCCACAAAGATCCGACTCGGGCGCAGCACATCAGCCGGTGGCATTTCGAAGTACGGCGGGCTCCGGAAGGACTGATTCTGCGCTCAGTTTCGACTCAACCGACCGAGGTGAATGGAAGGGCTATCTGCAAAGGAGAAGAAACAAGCGTCTCGGCAGGGACTATCGTTCGCTTATCAGATGTCCTGACCCTACAGTTTATTTCCAGCGCATCAGACGAGGCATCTGAAGACAACGCCGTGACCACCATTTCTTAG
- a CDS encoding tetratricopeptide repeat protein, whose amino-acid sequence MWFKLRSVHASAIATVLVGSAAFSIYPAWGAAHGSPVSNSPPAEAESLARADELNRQALTLHHSGRFADALPLAKEALTLREAALVPKDLLIAESLNTLGIVLQESDYKAARPLLDRALKIRQEAFPSDPLAIAESLTNLSRTLYAAGQFAQARPMLDQAVHIRETSLGPTAPQVAVSLVHLSIVVSQHGDLQHSRSLMERALSILNPLEHDHSLELAMGLNYYGNILRRQGEFAEARVPLERSLSIRERILGPSHPHVARTLSRMGQLEAVTGNYQAALPLFQRALRINEESLGATHAEIAGDLNEIGSVHRALGNFAEAKRSFERALRIQKATVGPQHPFVAVTLNALGQLAAQVNKPDEAKSLFQEALAIQDHALGHGHIFSTETLTALGYLDVQRGALKEATDYFERASRIRESLLGSTHPDVAASLFDLARGLHAQGKLKAAREHYERARRSTLMHISANQNLEEASQTRVWAQQLKGLYDYELLLATVANKPSLDTTPPTAMADSFLVAEQARGWMIQSAIARAMARQSLEGDTHQLVLKLDNLRRQRQAVWGKLTELYSQSVEQRNETDLANVQRELETVQATILSDEKDLEHESPRYAEFALPKPATISGTQSLLTPNEALISWLTLSDRICIWLVRSGQPPLYRENFIPRSKLADLVNQVRTSLTPAFTSSPDVAGLPPFAIDASRELYRLLIEPVSSQLDKIEHLVLIPDSVLMPLPLAALLHDQTNRWPNGLADFARTGGIVPVKDLVRYKDLPWLGSAYTLTVIPSASALKLLRESTSLKNGRREQFIGFGDPVLQGTGISRGGALPKHRGARVLRSELELLNRLPGTREELLAVAAAMNVPPEGHVFLSEQATETQVTQLNRSGRLGSANVLSFATHGLLSGELLGLKQPALVLTPPPFPTDEDDGLLSLDDILHLNLARTNWVILSACNTAGGDGSGDNLTGLARAFFFAGAKALLVSQWSVDDRATQFLMTETFKYYGGNTSHTPAQALRRGMLAVMAEANSNPKHVYFAHPFAWAAFFLVGEGHL is encoded by the coding sequence ATGTGGTTCAAGCTCCGATCGGTTCACGCTTCCGCTATCGCCACGGTCCTCGTGGGCTCAGCGGCTTTTTCGATTTATCCAGCATGGGGCGCCGCCCACGGATCTCCTGTATCCAATTCTCCGCCTGCCGAAGCAGAGTCGCTCGCGCGTGCCGATGAGCTGAACCGGCAAGCGCTCACGCTCCACCACTCCGGTAGATTTGCGGACGCGCTGCCTCTTGCGAAAGAGGCCCTAACGCTTCGAGAGGCGGCTCTCGTCCCCAAGGATCTGCTCATTGCGGAGAGTCTAAATACCCTAGGAATTGTCCTCCAAGAATCTGACTATAAAGCTGCTCGTCCTTTACTTGATCGCGCCCTCAAAATTCGCCAAGAAGCGTTCCCTTCGGATCCTCTCGCCATCGCAGAAAGCCTGACCAACCTTTCCCGTACGCTATACGCTGCAGGCCAATTCGCCCAAGCCCGGCCGATGCTTGACCAAGCGGTCCACATCAGAGAAACGTCCCTCGGGCCCACTGCACCACAAGTCGCGGTGAGCCTCGTTCATCTTTCGATTGTTGTAAGTCAACATGGTGACCTCCAGCATTCCCGCTCACTGATGGAAAGGGCCCTTTCCATTCTGAATCCTCTGGAACATGACCATTCGCTTGAACTTGCCATGGGGCTCAACTATTACGGCAACATTTTGCGTCGCCAGGGCGAATTCGCGGAGGCTCGTGTTCCCCTCGAACGTTCGCTCTCGATTCGGGAGCGAATTCTCGGTCCCTCACATCCCCATGTCGCGCGAACGTTATCCCGAATGGGCCAGCTCGAGGCAGTGACGGGGAATTATCAAGCAGCACTGCCCCTGTTCCAACGCGCTTTGCGAATCAATGAAGAATCTCTTGGCGCCACTCACGCTGAAATCGCCGGCGATTTGAACGAAATCGGTTCAGTGCATCGAGCACTGGGAAACTTTGCAGAGGCGAAGCGGTCCTTTGAGCGAGCACTTCGCATCCAGAAAGCCACTGTAGGCCCGCAGCATCCGTTCGTCGCCGTGACATTGAATGCCCTGGGACAGCTGGCAGCTCAAGTGAATAAGCCGGACGAAGCCAAGTCCTTGTTTCAAGAAGCGCTCGCGATCCAAGACCATGCACTGGGACATGGGCATATCTTCTCCACCGAAACCTTAACGGCCCTTGGCTATCTGGATGTTCAGCGTGGTGCCCTGAAAGAAGCAACGGATTACTTTGAACGTGCCAGTCGAATCAGGGAGTCGCTGCTAGGTTCGACTCATCCTGATGTGGCAGCCAGCTTATTCGATCTAGCTCGGGGTCTTCATGCGCAAGGCAAACTCAAGGCAGCACGTGAGCACTATGAACGCGCGCGCCGTAGCACCCTCATGCATATTTCTGCAAACCAGAATTTAGAGGAGGCCTCCCAGACTCGGGTATGGGCACAACAGTTAAAAGGCTTGTATGACTATGAATTACTCTTAGCCACCGTGGCGAACAAGCCTTCACTGGATACAACTCCGCCAACTGCTATGGCCGACAGCTTCCTCGTAGCCGAGCAAGCCCGCGGCTGGATGATTCAATCCGCCATAGCGAGAGCCATGGCAAGACAGTCTCTTGAAGGAGACACGCATCAGCTGGTGCTCAAGCTTGATAATTTGAGACGTCAGCGGCAGGCAGTGTGGGGCAAGCTGACCGAGCTATACTCACAATCCGTTGAACAGCGGAACGAAACCGACCTAGCCAATGTGCAGAGGGAACTTGAGACTGTTCAGGCGACAATCTTGTCAGATGAGAAAGATCTAGAACATGAATCTCCTCGTTACGCCGAATTTGCCTTGCCAAAGCCCGCAACAATATCTGGCACACAATCGCTGCTTACCCCAAATGAAGCGCTCATCAGCTGGCTAACACTTTCCGACCGTATCTGTATCTGGCTGGTACGATCAGGGCAGCCCCCGCTCTACCGGGAGAATTTCATCCCCCGGTCTAAATTGGCGGATTTGGTCAATCAAGTCAGAACAAGTCTGACACCTGCATTCACGTCGTCTCCCGATGTGGCAGGCCTTCCACCATTTGCCATTGATGCCTCACGCGAACTCTATCGGCTACTTATTGAGCCCGTCTCCTCCCAGCTTGATAAAATTGAGCATCTCGTCCTCATTCCTGATTCAGTGCTTATGCCCCTCCCACTCGCTGCATTGCTACATGACCAAACAAACCGATGGCCCAACGGACTAGCAGACTTTGCTCGGACAGGGGGAATCGTGCCTGTCAAAGATCTGGTCCGCTATAAAGATCTTCCGTGGCTCGGATCTGCCTACACCCTCACCGTCATTCCTTCCGCCTCAGCACTAAAACTACTGAGAGAAAGCACCAGTCTTAAGAATGGTCGTCGGGAACAATTTATCGGATTCGGCGATCCAGTACTCCAAGGAACCGGAATTTCTCGAGGTGGAGCTTTGCCGAAGCATCGAGGCGCGCGAGTGCTCCGCAGCGAGCTCGAGTTGCTGAATCGACTACCCGGTACCCGCGAAGAATTGCTTGCCGTTGCTGCCGCCATGAACGTGCCACCGGAAGGGCATGTTTTCCTCTCTGAGCAAGCTACGGAAACCCAAGTCACTCAACTCAATCGATCCGGCCGCCTCGGCTCTGCTAATGTGCTGTCGTTTGCTACTCATGGGCTTCTCTCTGGCGAACTTCTGGGCTTGAAACAGCCGGCATTGGTGTTGACCCCTCCGCCCTTCCCCACAGACGAAGATGATGGTCTGCTTTCGCTGGACGACATTCTTCATTTGAACCTTGCACGGACGAATTGGGTCATTCTCTCAGCCTGTAATACTGCAGGGGGTGACGGTAGCGGAGATAACCTGACAGGTTTGGCACGAGCGTTTTTCTTTGCCGGGGCGAAGGCCCTGTTGGTTTCTCAATGGAGCGTCGACGATCGAGCCACGCAGTTTCTCATGACAGAGACGTTTAAATACTATGGCGGGAATACTTCACATACCCCGGCGCAAGCTCTTCGTCGAGGGATGTTGGCTGTCATGGCCGAAGCAAACTCGAATCCGAAGCATGTCTACTTTGCCCATCCCTTCGCCTGGGCTGCGTTTTTCTTGGTAGGCGAGGGCCACTTGTAG
- the tagH gene encoding type VI secretion system-associated FHA domain protein TagH — MAIRLEIQPRKDLGGGQTGVHVFDQGEVTIGRACSNDVALQDPQRMVSSRHAEIRRKDHACVLVDVGSTNGTCMNEQQLVPQREYPLKEGDQIVIGDFTILFSLQKPEANGTAHRVVEEAHTATQRGDADAVAYELCRRYAELSGAAPLEREAELSDMLRRALRRQNGPDSRSLIERICAALSLRLGQPANVPPMKVSYEPPARTPPTVNEAAYRGLLAIAQKYCRRVPSPMSAEFLSQFAGRIDRVLHITFGNLVESMRGRRQFARELEVEATRILNWAPNQIKQSENEQQVGAYLLDAGSNPNEVEAVMEDLERVFRDLALHQVGLIKGFEESLRAVLREFDPAVIEADLALAPVKIGPLRLPPSFRLFKKWGVWKQFKQKHRRFTEEEVRIFEQILAPHFAKGYLDVQKTKRDL, encoded by the coding sequence ATGGCTATTCGATTGGAAATTCAGCCGCGCAAGGATCTTGGCGGTGGCCAAACAGGGGTGCATGTCTTTGATCAAGGGGAGGTGACCATCGGACGGGCCTGCTCGAACGATGTGGCGTTGCAGGATCCCCAGAGGATGGTGTCCTCGCGTCATGCCGAAATCCGGCGAAAGGATCATGCCTGCGTGCTGGTGGATGTCGGGAGTACCAACGGCACTTGTATGAACGAGCAGCAGTTGGTGCCGCAGCGTGAATATCCGTTGAAGGAAGGCGATCAGATTGTCATTGGTGATTTCACCATTCTCTTTTCTTTGCAGAAGCCGGAAGCCAATGGCACCGCGCATCGTGTGGTGGAGGAAGCTCACACGGCGACTCAGCGCGGAGATGCAGATGCGGTTGCGTATGAGTTGTGTCGGCGTTACGCGGAATTAAGTGGAGCCGCTCCGCTGGAGCGGGAAGCGGAATTGTCAGATATGCTGCGCCGGGCGTTGAGACGACAGAATGGACCAGACAGTAGATCTCTAATCGAAAGAATTTGTGCTGCGTTATCTCTACGCCTCGGTCAGCCCGCGAATGTGCCCCCCATGAAGGTGAGCTATGAACCACCAGCGCGTACGCCTCCAACTGTCAACGAGGCCGCGTATCGAGGGCTCCTGGCTATTGCGCAGAAGTATTGCCGGAGGGTTCCCTCGCCGATGAGCGCTGAATTTCTGAGTCAGTTCGCCGGGCGAATCGATCGAGTGCTCCACATCACCTTCGGCAATTTGGTCGAGTCCATGCGAGGTCGGCGTCAGTTTGCCCGTGAATTGGAGGTGGAGGCGACTCGTATCCTCAATTGGGCCCCTAATCAGATCAAGCAGTCAGAAAACGAACAACAGGTGGGGGCCTATCTCCTCGACGCTGGGTCCAATCCCAATGAGGTAGAAGCGGTTATGGAGGATCTCGAGCGAGTCTTCCGAGATTTAGCCCTTCATCAGGTCGGGTTGATCAAAGGGTTTGAAGAGAGTCTTCGGGCCGTGCTGAGAGAGTTCGATCCTGCGGTCATTGAAGCCGACCTCGCACTCGCTCCTGTGAAAATCGGGCCGCTGCGTCTTCCTCCGTCCTTTCGTCTCTTTAAAAAGTGGGGCGTCTGGAAGCAGTTCAAGCAGAAACATCGACGATTTACAGAGGAAGAGGTCAGGATCTTTGAACAAATATT
- a CDS encoding DUF4384 domain-containing protein, with product MNKLHPWSSAPLALCVVLSIFDSPIVLAGTKAASHELETVRGEGCYSYGDNETPAQAKRAAMTIAQEQAVRSHRVLVESTSTVRKLKLEDDLIQTVSAGMLEQIRVEKEEKKGQEICITVSAKLSPVSFEDLIKQRANAKQVAQEAQTPLMPQSQGFGLRVWVDKADGHYIEGDRLIVYVQSDRDAYLKLDYFMADGCVVHLAPNVYRGQALIHGGRTYSFGGDADPEHILITHPFGAETIKAMLSAVPIEEGGDSAGRGCDESRDYLQRLESDIRKGRRGAKLTGVDRSVPLLTTSKTVDTYSKQRRGVPLDK from the coding sequence ATGAATAAGCTGCATCCATGGTCCTCTGCACCGCTTGCGCTCTGCGTAGTCTTGTCGATTTTCGATTCCCCAATCGTCCTTGCGGGCACAAAGGCAGCGAGTCACGAGCTGGAGACTGTTCGTGGCGAGGGCTGTTATTCCTACGGCGATAACGAAACACCGGCTCAGGCCAAAAGGGCCGCAATGACCATTGCGCAGGAGCAAGCCGTTCGCAGTCATCGTGTGTTGGTGGAATCCACTTCCACCGTGAGGAAGTTGAAGCTTGAAGACGACCTGATTCAAACGGTGAGCGCCGGAATGTTGGAACAGATCAGGGTGGAAAAAGAAGAAAAGAAGGGGCAGGAAATTTGTATTACGGTGAGCGCCAAACTGAGCCCGGTTTCATTCGAGGATTTGATCAAGCAACGAGCAAACGCCAAACAGGTTGCGCAAGAGGCGCAAACTCCGTTGATGCCGCAATCGCAAGGGTTTGGGTTGAGGGTGTGGGTCGATAAGGCCGATGGCCATTACATCGAGGGGGATCGTCTGATCGTGTACGTGCAGTCTGATCGCGATGCCTATCTCAAACTTGACTATTTCATGGCTGATGGTTGTGTGGTGCATTTGGCGCCGAATGTGTATCGCGGCCAGGCGCTGATTCATGGTGGGCGGACCTATTCGTTCGGGGGTGATGCAGATCCGGAACATATCCTCATCACGCACCCGTTTGGCGCTGAAACCATTAAGGCGATGTTGAGTGCGGTGCCGATCGAGGAGGGCGGTGATAGTGCCGGACGTGGGTGCGACGAAAGCCGAGACTACCTCCAACGCCTGGAGTCCGACATCAGGAAGGGGCGTCGAGGCGCGAAGTTAACCGGGGTGGATCGTTCCGTGCCGCTACTCACAACGAGCAAGACAGTCGATACCTACAGCAAGCAACGGAGAGGAGTTCCATTGGATAAGTAG